In Aristaeella hokkaidonensis, the following are encoded in one genomic region:
- a CDS encoding zinc ribbon domain-containing protein, whose product MNCIKKLLAITLTLILVICSGCVFAEGEEWTCPDCGSPNAANFCTNCGAEKPKEIVCLNCGETYPSDTNAVFCGNCGEKLQQAGPAAVKYEGDGFATPEEALTCYMEGIQNLNFEQIMSAFAWETQIEHYDLQAYFERMGAYQPTICPRMPSVNDFMFSANVNALRYFQANMVYRSVEDYILGDDSPYKGKGTIAFQKDSDDVEVFLKKFENGRLEKLTQMTNITILSPDDVTNNLFSREQNQENFVKQTACYGADEAVNLVGMAVVEDETFYCCPTICRYGDQWYLVSVSSMTNMLLGISNVNQAFICGKGSLEDLLR is encoded by the coding sequence ATGAACTGTATTAAGAAATTGCTTGCTATCACTTTAACATTGATCCTGGTGATCTGCTCCGGCTGTGTGTTTGCGGAAGGGGAAGAATGGACCTGCCCGGATTGCGGCTCACCCAACGCGGCAAACTTCTGTACAAACTGCGGAGCAGAGAAGCCCAAGGAGATTGTATGCCTGAATTGCGGTGAAACATACCCGAGTGATACCAACGCGGTGTTTTGCGGCAACTGCGGGGAGAAACTGCAGCAGGCCGGACCAGCCGCAGTCAAATATGAAGGCGACGGTTTTGCCACGCCAGAAGAAGCACTGACCTGCTATATGGAAGGCATTCAGAATCTGAATTTTGAACAGATCATGAGTGCCTTCGCGTGGGAGACACAGATTGAGCATTACGATCTTCAGGCATACTTTGAGCGTATGGGGGCCTATCAGCCCACGATATGCCCCAGAATGCCTTCTGTAAATGATTTCATGTTTTCCGCCAATGTGAATGCCCTGAGGTATTTCCAGGCCAATATGGTTTATCGTTCTGTTGAAGATTATATTCTGGGTGATGATTCTCCTTACAAAGGGAAAGGGACCATTGCTTTCCAGAAGGATTCAGATGACGTTGAGGTGTTCCTTAAGAAATTTGAGAATGGCAGGCTGGAAAAACTGACACAAATGACAAACATCACCATCCTCTCGCCTGATGATGTCACAAACAATCTGTTTTCCCGTGAGCAGAATCAAGAGAATTTTGTGAAGCAGACAGCCTGCTACGGGGCGGATGAAGCTGTGAATCTTGTCGGTATGGCAGTTGTTGAAGACGAGACGTTTTATTGCTGCCCGACGATCTGCCGTTACGGCGATCAATGGTATCTCGTTTCTGTCAGCAGCATGACAAACATGCTTCTGGGTATTTCGAATGTAAATCAGGCTTTTATTTGCGGGAAAGGCTCGCTGGAAGACCTGCTGCGTTAA
- a CDS encoding DUF5131 family protein, which translates to MSEQKYASWNPWHGCTKYSEGCRYCYVYRQDEANGSTVSSEQCRKTQNFNLPVKTKRDGTPKIASGSVVMTCFTSDFLLKDADEWRDECWKMIKARSDCMFYFFTKRIERFAECIPPDWGDGYGNVIVGCTCENQDRADFRLPIFAELPIKFKTIILGPMLGSVNLEKYLDGSICEVACSGESGINVRPLDYEWVLDVRRQCMNKGVPFQFHQTGAYFIKDGKLHRVPRRFQTSQARKAGIDYKIVDGFIPDIEAQVTL; encoded by the coding sequence ATGAGCGAACAGAAATACGCAAGCTGGAACCCCTGGCATGGCTGCACGAAGTATTCCGAAGGCTGCCGTTACTGCTATGTTTACCGGCAGGATGAAGCAAACGGCAGTACGGTTTCATCAGAGCAATGCCGCAAAACACAGAATTTCAACCTGCCGGTCAAAACAAAGCGGGACGGAACGCCGAAGATCGCCTCCGGTTCTGTCGTCATGACCTGCTTTACCTCGGATTTTCTGCTGAAGGACGCGGACGAATGGCGTGATGAATGCTGGAAAATGATCAAAGCCCGCAGCGATTGTATGTTTTACTTTTTCACAAAGCGCATCGAACGCTTTGCGGAATGTATACCACCCGACTGGGGAGACGGCTACGGCAATGTGATCGTAGGCTGCACCTGTGAAAACCAGGACCGGGCGGATTTCCGGCTGCCGATCTTCGCTGAGCTTCCGATCAAATTCAAAACAATTATCCTCGGCCCCATGCTCGGCTCGGTCAATCTTGAAAAGTATCTTGACGGCAGTATCTGCGAGGTGGCCTGCTCCGGCGAATCGGGCATCAACGTGCGGCCGCTTGATTACGAATGGGTGCTGGACGTTCGCCGCCAGTGTATGAACAAAGGCGTCCCTTTCCAGTTTCACCAGACAGGAGCGTATTTTATCAAAGACGGCAAACTGCACCGGGTCCCCCGCCGTTTCCAGACGTCCCAGGCCCGCAAAGCTGGGATCGACTACAAAATCGTGGATGGGTTTATACCGGATATTGAAGCACAAGTCACTTTATGA
- a CDS encoding GNAT family N-acetyltransferase: MYRLQDGNLTLVYNPFTEDWDAARLIEKAEEILSGRYVTYCAYEGNRVVGEIMLIPRLNKGRLIIDSFHVSRDYRRHGIGRALFEAARQEALKRGAHALYASCCSSEETINFYSALGFRLSSDPIPSLAEAEPYDLQMECMIIREMQ; encoded by the coding sequence GTGTATCGCCTGCAGGATGGGAATCTGACACTGGTTTACAATCCCTTCACTGAGGATTGGGATGCTGCGCGTCTTATCGAAAAAGCGGAAGAGATTCTCAGCGGGCGGTACGTGACATATTGCGCTTATGAAGGAAATCGCGTGGTTGGCGAAATCATGCTGATTCCCAGGCTGAACAAAGGCCGGCTCATCATTGACAGTTTCCATGTTTCCAGGGATTACCGCCGTCATGGAATCGGCAGGGCTTTGTTTGAAGCCGCCAGACAGGAAGCCCTGAAGAGGGGAGCTCATGCTTTGTATGCATCCTGCTGTTCTTCTGAGGAAACAATAAACTTCTACTCCGCCCTGGGGTTCCGCCTCAGTTCCGACCCTATTCCTTCCCTTGCTGAGGCAGAGCCTTATGACCTGCAGATGGAATGTATGATTATCCGGGAAATGCAATGA
- a CDS encoding class I SAM-dependent methyltransferase: MICGLIKDDMDYVREGNVFHFVTDEASRPAWSKALDEYLTGTPVNLMMKRKYSGQKRRMNSNDALRHFVEFVSASGGIKVDLASGPSGYFAPFLDTLKDDDCLIITDACPAIIKAHADACKKDNFYIFDVDLDKGLPFKDKSVDLFTGNLLNNVENYPGLIKEAYRCLKPGGKLALIEIFFDQGSKTQQSLAEQGKIWASYEDFVRFCESVGFTCTGSETVATRKGPISPGDLYPLDKDDCSTDKTIYLTKKGSP; the protein is encoded by the coding sequence ACAGACGAGGCTTCCCGTCCCGCCTGGTCAAAGGCGCTGGACGAGTACCTGACCGGCACTCCTGTCAACCTGATGATGAAACGGAAGTATTCCGGCCAGAAACGGAGGATGAACTCAAACGATGCCCTCCGGCATTTTGTTGAATTTGTTTCCGCGTCCGGCGGTATCAAGGTGGACCTGGCCAGCGGGCCCTCCGGGTATTTCGCGCCGTTCCTGGACACCTTAAAGGATGACGACTGCCTGATCATTACAGACGCCTGCCCCGCCATTATCAAGGCGCACGCGGACGCCTGCAAAAAGGACAATTTCTATATCTTTGACGTGGATCTGGATAAAGGGCTCCCCTTCAAAGATAAATCCGTGGATCTTTTCACGGGAAACCTGCTGAACAATGTGGAGAATTACCCCGGGCTGATCAAAGAGGCATACAGGTGCCTGAAACCCGGCGGCAAACTGGCTCTGATTGAAATATTCTTTGACCAGGGTTCAAAAACACAGCAGTCTCTGGCGGAGCAGGGAAAGATCTGGGCGTCATACGAAGACTTCGTCCGGTTTTGTGAATCGGTTGGTTTCACCTGCACCGGCAGTGAAACCGTGGCCACAAGAAAAGGTCCCATCTCCCCCGGCGACCTTTACCCGCTGGACAAGGATGACTGCTCAACTGACAAAACAATTTATCTCACGAAGAAAGGATCACCATAA
- a CDS encoding glycoside hydrolase family 16 protein, protein MQFKHEFKWISVLLSILVLWVPALPSAAETAGAEYDPGSLNYELVWADEFDTDGLPDPARWAYNTGGNGWGNGEQQYYMAEGNAAIENGILTIELREEKSSYYTSARMITKNLGDWLYGKIEVRAKLPSGRGTWPAIWMLPTDKVYGDWPASGEIDIMEHVGYDPDVVVQSVHTKKTNGGSAVSKSTLVPGAREEFHVYGLEWLPDRLIFTIDGEQTHVYEKPEAAEDEKVSNVWPFDQRMHLLMNLAWGGTWGGREGTDKKCLPAKLEVDYVRVYQSPEIMALTGQE, encoded by the coding sequence ATGCAATTCAAACATGAGTTCAAATGGATATCTGTTCTGCTGTCGATCCTGGTTCTGTGGGTTCCGGCTCTGCCTTCCGCCGCTGAAACTGCCGGGGCGGAATATGATCCCGGCAGCCTGAACTATGAACTGGTCTGGGCAGACGAGTTTGATACGGACGGCCTGCCGGATCCTGCCCGCTGGGCCTATAACACCGGGGGAAACGGCTGGGGAAACGGTGAACAGCAATACTATATGGCCGAAGGAAACGCGGCCATTGAAAACGGAATCCTGACCATTGAACTGAGGGAAGAAAAAAGCAGCTATTATACTTCCGCCCGGATGATTACCAAAAACCTCGGGGACTGGCTGTACGGCAAAATTGAGGTCAGGGCAAAACTGCCTTCCGGCAGGGGAACCTGGCCCGCCATCTGGATGCTGCCGACCGACAAGGTTTACGGAGACTGGCCAGCTTCCGGAGAGATCGATATTATGGAACACGTGGGATATGATCCCGACGTGGTTGTACAGAGTGTTCACACAAAGAAAACGAACGGAGGTTCAGCAGTCAGCAAGAGCACGCTCGTTCCCGGAGCGAGGGAAGAATTCCATGTTTACGGACTGGAATGGCTGCCGGACCGGCTCATCTTTACCATCGACGGAGAACAGACGCATGTATATGAAAAGCCGGAGGCGGCTGAAGACGAAAAGGTCTCAAACGTGTGGCCGTTTGACCAGCGCATGCATCTGCTGATGAATCTTGCCTGGGGCGGGACCTGGGGCGGCCGCGAAGGGACAGACAAGAAATGCCTTCCGGCAAAGCTGGAAGTGGACTATGTCCGCGTATACCAGAGCCCGGAGATTATGGCGCTGACCGGGCAGGAATGA
- a CDS encoding flavin reductase family protein: MKKDLGVVPAVYPMPVLMVAAYDENEKVNVMNVAWGQICDEDKIILFIGEGKKTWLNIKASKAFTVALADEAHMDVADFFGIASGNKINDKFERTGYHAIKSNKVNAPIIEEFPVVMECELLEFAETEFVSGIVGKIVNVKAEESVLSEKGKVDPEKLHALMFDQFQNGYYATGAKVGKAWNAGAALMKK, translated from the coding sequence ATGAAAAAGGATTTAGGCGTTGTCCCGGCGGTATATCCCATGCCGGTGCTGATGGTAGCCGCGTATGATGAAAACGAAAAAGTCAATGTGATGAACGTAGCCTGGGGCCAGATCTGTGATGAGGACAAGATCATCCTGTTCATCGGAGAGGGAAAAAAGACCTGGCTGAACATCAAGGCCAGCAAGGCATTTACCGTTGCCCTGGCAGACGAAGCGCATATGGACGTGGCGGACTTCTTCGGTATCGCCTCCGGAAACAAGATCAATGACAAATTCGAGCGCACCGGATATCACGCCATAAAGAGTAATAAAGTCAATGCGCCGATCATCGAGGAATTCCCGGTAGTCATGGAATGTGAACTGCTGGAGTTCGCGGAAACGGAATTTGTTTCCGGCATTGTTGGCAAGATCGTCAATGTTAAGGCTGAAGAATCAGTCCTTTCCGAAAAGGGCAAGGTGGATCCTGAGAAGCTCCATGCGCTGATGTTCGATCAGTTCCAGAACGGATATTACGCAACCGGGGCCAAGGTGGGAAAAGCCTGGAATGCCGGTGCAGCACTGATGAAAAAGTAA
- a CDS encoding helix-hairpin-helix domain-containing protein, with translation MSDLRNVPGIGAKKEQELMEMGYDSLESLKSADPDELYFRACMKESCQLDKCVLYAFRCAVAYANDPDPDPTKYRWWYFCDKDQTKKEGKAK, from the coding sequence ATGAGTGATCTGAGAAATGTTCCCGGAATAGGTGCGAAAAAAGAGCAGGAACTGATGGAAATGGGCTATGATTCGCTCGAATCCCTGAAGTCAGCTGATCCGGACGAGCTTTATTTCCGGGCCTGCATGAAAGAAAGCTGCCAGCTGGACAAGTGTGTGCTTTATGCCTTCCGCTGCGCGGTGGCCTATGCAAATGATCCGGATCCAGATCCCACGAAGTACCGTTGGTGGTACTTCTGCGATAAAGATCAAACAAAGAAAGAAGGAAAAGCAAAATGA
- a CDS encoding type IV toxin-antitoxin system AbiEi family antitoxin domain-containing protein yields MVEQNLLSRINKKMYENATYSGDDSDYVSAMAYAPRGVICMMSAARWYGLTGYLPDAVDIAIERNMKVSTLPEWPRLHIWYFPGKRYETGIIAEQDEGGQFRIYNIEKTVVDILYYRNKIGIEETREILKNYLSRADRNLPELHRYADKLGCGKTLRTYMEVLL; encoded by the coding sequence ATGGTAGAACAGAACCTGCTCTCCAGAATAAACAAAAAAATGTACGAGAACGCAACCTACTCCGGAGATGATTCGGATTACGTTTCTGCTATGGCTTATGCACCCAGGGGCGTGATCTGTATGATGTCAGCAGCGCGCTGGTATGGCCTGACCGGCTACCTTCCGGATGCAGTAGATATAGCAATAGAAAGAAATATGAAGGTATCGACTCTTCCGGAATGGCCCCGGCTTCACATCTGGTATTTCCCGGGAAAACGCTATGAAACCGGAATCATCGCGGAACAGGATGAAGGCGGACAATTCCGGATTTACAATATCGAAAAGACGGTCGTGGATATCCTGTATTATCGGAATAAGATCGGAATTGAAGAGACCAGGGAAATTCTGAAGAACTACCTTTCAAGAGCAGACAGGAATCTTCCGGAGCTTCACAGGTATGCCGATAAACTGGGCTGTGGGAAAACCCTGAGGACGTACATGGAGGTGCTTCTGTGA
- a CDS encoding AraC family transcriptional regulator, producing the protein MNWMTGLQRAIDYVEEYILEDVNLEEAAAQSFSSSYHFQRVFSIVCDMTLGEYIRNRRLSLAGADLARGDMKVIDVAVKYGYDNPDSFARAFQRFHGVLPSQVKTGGTPLRSFSRIVLKVSMEGGASMNYRIEEKPEMILTGHKERFHGEPWGEERARQEENWYVTTRGIQWFLRGVADGGDIYQLVTNVDGEGYDFYYCHQLDEWDREHLFDHTVTGVDFVEGLALENVVIPQSTYLILEAKSEKNTINDYNDLLKQRVQIITEWMPEMGFQLKDAPEIVVMHWAPRTERYIQIWLPIEKR; encoded by the coding sequence ATGAACTGGATGACCGGATTACAAAGGGCAATTGATTATGTGGAAGAGTACATCCTTGAGGATGTGAACCTGGAGGAGGCTGCTGCGCAGAGCTTTTCTTCCAGCTATCATTTTCAGAGGGTGTTCAGCATCGTCTGCGACATGACCCTGGGGGAGTATATCCGAAACAGAAGGCTTTCCCTGGCGGGAGCGGACCTGGCACGGGGAGATATGAAAGTAATCGACGTTGCCGTGAAATACGGTTATGACAATCCGGACAGTTTTGCAAGAGCTTTCCAGCGGTTTCACGGAGTCCTGCCCTCCCAGGTAAAAACAGGAGGCACACCTCTGCGGTCCTTTTCCAGAATCGTACTGAAAGTATCAATGGAAGGTGGTGCTTCTATGAATTACAGAATCGAAGAAAAGCCCGAAATGATCCTGACAGGACACAAGGAGCGGTTCCACGGAGAACCGTGGGGAGAGGAACGAGCCCGCCAGGAAGAAAACTGGTATGTCACAACGCGGGGAATTCAGTGGTTCCTGAGAGGTGTAGCAGACGGCGGCGACATTTACCAGCTTGTGACGAACGTTGATGGCGAAGGATATGATTTTTATTACTGTCATCAACTGGATGAATGGGACAGGGAGCATCTTTTTGATCACACCGTTACGGGAGTGGATTTTGTGGAAGGCCTTGCTCTGGAAAATGTGGTCATTCCACAGTCCACATACCTGATCCTGGAAGCAAAAAGCGAAAAAAACACGATCAATGATTATAACGATCTTCTGAAGCAGCGGGTACAGATCATCACAGAATGGATGCCTGAGATGGGCTTTCAGCTGAAGGACGCACCGGAGATTGTTGTAATGCACTGGGCGCCGAGAACGGAGCGCTATATACAAATCTGGCTGCCAATTGAAAAAAGATAA